In Mesorhizobium sp., the genomic stretch GGCGCTGTCCTGGCTGATCTGGCGATGGATCGAAACGCCGTTGCGCCATTGGCTGATGCGCGCCATCAAATACCTTCTGAGCCGCCTGCCCCTGAGATCGGGGCCACCTCAACCGGCCTGAGTACTCCCGCTTCAACGGAAAAGGGCGCCTCGCGGCGCCCTTCCCACTATCGGTATCGAAAGCCGATCACTGCTTCGGCAACTGGTCGTCGACGCCCTGGACGTAGAAGTTCAAGCCGAGCAACTCTCCGTCTGGAGCCGTCGCGCCGGCGGCCAGCCATTCCGAGCCGTCCTGCTTCTTGATCGGGCCGGTGAACGGGTTGAAGCCGCCCTTGATCTTCGCCTCGGTCTCTTCAGCCAGCTTCTTCACGTCGTCTGGCATGTTGGTGTAGGGCGCCATCACGACGTGCCCTTCCTTCATGCCGCCCCAGACGTCGACCTGCTGCCACGAACCGTCCATCACCGCCTTGACGCGTTCGGTATAGTACGGGCCCCAATTGTCGACGATCGAGGTGAGCTGGGTTTCGGGACCGAACTTGATCATGTCCGAGGCCTGTCCGAACGCCTTCACGCCGCGCTCGTGCGCGACCTGCATCGGCGCGGTCGAATCGGTGTGCTGCGTGATGATGTCGACGCCCTGGTCCAGCAGCGCCTTGGCGGCGTCGGCTTCCTTGCCCGGATCGAACCAGGTGTTCGCCCAAACCACCTTGACCTTGAAATCGGGGTTCACCGACTGCGCGCCGAGCACGAAGGCATTGATGCCCATGACCACTTCCGGAATCGGGAAGGAGGCGATGTAGCCCGCGACGCCCTTCTGCGACATCTTCGCCGCGATCACGCCCTGGACGTAGCGTCCCTCGTGGAACTTCGAGTTGTAGGTGGCAACGTTCGGCGTATCCCGTTTGAAGCCCGTGGCGTGCTCGAACTTCACGTCCGGGAACTTGCCGGCGACCGCATTGGTCGCGTCCATATAGCCAAACGAGGTGGTGAAGATGATCTTGCAGCCCGAACGGGCGAAGCGCTCGATGGCGCGCTCGGCGTCGGCACCTTCCGGGACGCTTTCGAGATAGGCGATCTCGACCTTCTCCTCGCCGCCGAGGTTCTTCTGCATCTCCAGCGCGCCCTGATGATGCTGGTACGACCAGCCGAAATCGCCGATCGGGCCGACATAGATGAAGCAGGCCTTGGCCTTGTCCTGCGCGAGGGCCGATCCGGATGCGATAGTCGCGGCGGCCGACGCCGCGAGGGCTATGACGATTCTTTTCATGGGTTCCATCCTCTGTGGTTGCAAGCCTTCCGGGCTTTCGATTGAGCCGGCCTCAGCGGTCCGGCACGAAGGGTCGCCCGAGACAGGCGGGCGTGTTGATCAGCGTCAGGCGCCGGTTGCGGGAGATAAGCACAAGCACCACCACCGTTGCCAGATAGGGCAGAGCGGAAAGGAACTGCGCCGGCACGGTCTTGAGGGCGGAAAGCAGCCACCGGCCGGCTTCCGCCAGAAAGGCGAACGGCCCCGTCCCCGCCGCGATGTCGCCCGGACTCAACGCCTGGACGTGCAATTGGGCGATGGTGATCGCGCCGAACAGATAGGCGCCGAGCAGCACGCGGGTCGGCCGCCAGGAGGCGAAGACCACCAGCGCCAGGGCGATCCAGCCGCGGCCGGCGGTCATGTTCTCGATCCACTGCGACGTGTAGACCAGCGACATCTGCGCGCCGGCGAGACCAGCGCAGGCGCCGCCGAATGCCACCGCCGCGTAGCGGATGCGGATGACCTTGATGCCCAGCGCGTGCGCCGAGGTATGGCTGTCGCCGACGGATCGCAGCGTGAGACCCGCCCGGGTGCGGAACAGGAACCACGAAACCCCCGCCACGAGCAGCAGCGAGAGGTAGAACATCGGGTCCTGGCCGAACAACAGCCGGCCGAACGGCAGGTCGGTCAACCCTGGAATGTAGATCGGCGTCAGCTTGATGCCCGGCTGACCGACGAAGGCCTCGCCGATCATGCCCGACGCACCGATTCCAAGGAGGGTCAACGCCAGGCCCGTCGCAACCTGATTGGTCGCGAGCGTCAAAGCCAGGAACGCGAACAGCATCGAAAACGCCGCGCCGGCCAGAATTCCCGCGAGCACGCCGAACCAGGGACTTCCCGTCGACAGGGCCACGCCAAAACCGATGACGGCGCCCATCAGCATCATGCCCTCGACGCCGAGATTGAGTACGCCGGAGCGTTCGACGACGAGTTCGCCCATCGCGGCGATCAACAGCGGCGTCGACGCGGTCGCGGTGGTGAGGAGGATCGACTCAAGCATCCTGCTTCGCCTCCGGCAGGACGACCCCTGCCCTGTCCGCCGGAACGAGGCGGATGCCGTAGTGAATGAGCGTGTCGCAGGCGAGCACGAAGAACAGCAGCAGCCCCTGGAAGGCGCGAACCACCTTGTCCGAGACGCCGACCTCGATCTGCGCCACCTCGCCGCCGAGATAGGTGAGCGCCAATACGACGCCGGCCGCGACAATACCCAGCGGATTGAGCCGGCCGAGGAAGGCGACGATGATCGCCGCGAAGCCGTAGCCGGGCGAGATCGACGGCTGCAGGCGGCCGATGGCACCCGACACTTCCGAAATTCCGGCAAGACCCGCGAGCGCGCCGGATAGCAGGAACGAGAAGAAGATGGCGCCCCTGGTCGAGAAGCCGGCGAAACGCCCTGCCCGCGGACTCATGCCGATCACGCGGATCTCGAAACCCTTTTTCGTGCGCGTCAAAAGGATCCAGACAAGCACCGCCGCGACCAGAGCGAAGAGAATGCCGATATTCGCCCGTCCGGCGGAAGGCAGCAGTTCAGGCAGCACCGCATAGTCGGCAAAGCGCGGCGCCTGCGGGAAGTTCATCGCTGCCGGGTCGCGCCAGGGTCCTCGCACCAGCCAGTCGAGAAAGAGCTGGGCGACATAGACCAGCATCAAGCTGGTCAGGATCTCGTTGGTGTTGAAACGCGCCTTGAGAAAGGCGGGGATCGCCGCGTAGGCCGCCCCGCCGAGCGCCCCCATGACAAGCATGACCGGCAGCGCCAGCGGCGACTGCTGCAGACCCGGATAGAGGATCGGCAACATGGCGCCGACCACCGCCCCCATGACGAATTGGCCCTCGGCCCCGATGTTCCAGTTGTTGGAGAGATAGCAGACCGCCAGGCCGACGGCGATGAGGATCAGCGGTGCCGCCTTGATGGCCAATTCATGCAGCGACCAGAGGTCGGTCAGCGGCGAGACGAAATAGGCGTAGAGCGCCGCACCCGGACTCTTTCCGAGCAGCGCGAACAGGATCGCCCCGGCGACTACGGTCAGCACGAAGGCGATGAAGGGCGACAGCGCGCTGAAAAGCTTCGAGTGCTGAGGGCGCTTGACGAGTTCCAGCCGCATCAATGCGCTCCCGTCTCGGCGCCGCCCATCAAAAGGCCGATCTTCTCGCGCGTCGCCTCCTGGATGGGGATGGTCTGCGACATCTCGCCATGCGCCATCACGGCGATGCGGTCGGCAATCTCGAACAACTCGTCGAGATCCTGGCTGATGACGATGACGGCCGAGCCCGAGCGGGTGAGGTCGATCAGCGCCTGGCGGATGCGGGCAGCGGCGCCTGCGTCGACGCCCCAGGTCGGCTGATTGACGACCAGGACGGAGGGCTTGCGGTCAAGCTCGCGGCCGATGATGAATTTCTGCAGATTGCCGCCCGAGAGCGCCGCCGCCTCCGGGTCCTCGGCGCTCTTGCGCACGTCCATCTCCTCGACCACCCGCTTTGTCGTCGCCTCGATCGCGTCGCGGCGGATGAAACCGAGCGCGCCGCCGCCGAGAAAGGCCTTGGCGTCGGATCGATGGCGCGCGAGCAGCATGTTGTCGGAGAGTTTCATGCCCGGCACCGCGCCGTGGCCGAGCCGCTCCTCGGGCACGAAGCCGGCGCCGAGCAGCCTGCGGCCGGTGATGCCTCTAGTGCCCGCGTCGACGCCGCGGATGCGCACCGTGGCGGGATCGGCCTGCACGGCCTCACCGCTGACCGCGTCGAAGAACTCGCCCTGCCCGTTCCCGGCAACGCCGGCGATACCCACCACCTCGCCGGCCCGCACCGTCAGGTTGATGTCTTTCAGCGGCATGGAGAACGGCCCCTTGGGCGCCTGCGACAGGTTGCGGATCTCGATCAGCGGCGCGCCCTCGACATGATCGGGATGCTCGCGGTGCACCTCGTGCACGTCGCCGCCGACCATCATGCGGGCGAGAGAGCCGGCCGTTTCCTGACGCGGATTGCAGTGGGCGACGACCTTGCCGTGGCGCAGCACGGTCGCGCGGTCGCAGATGCGCTGCACCTCCTCCAGCCGGTGGCTGATGTAGAGGATCGACTTTCCTTCGCCGCGCAACCTCTCCAGCGTCTCGAACAGTTTGTCGGCTTCCTGCGGCGTGAGCACCGACGTGGGCTCGTCGAGAATGATCAGGTCCGGCTCCTGAAGCAGGCAGCGGATGATCTCGATGCGCTGGCGCTCGCCCACCGACAGGTCGCCCACCAGCGAGCCCGGATCGAGCGGCAGGCCGTAGCTGTGCGACAATTGCTTCGCCTTGGCGGCGATGGCGGAAATCGGTGTGGTACTGTCAAGCGACAGCGCTATGTTTTCCGCCGCGGTCAGCGCTTCGAACAACGAAAAATGCTGAAAGACCATACCGATACCGAGCCGCCTGGCCTCGCCGGGGCTGCCGATCCGCACCTGCTTGCCGTTCCAGAAGATCTCGCCGGCGTTGGGGGCGAGTGTGCCGAACAACATCTTGACCAGCGTCGATTTGCCGGCACCGTTTTCGCCGAGCAGCGCGTGGATCTCGCCTTTTGCAACCTGGAGGTCGACATGATTGCAGGCGGTGAGCGAACCAAAGACCTTCGTGAGCCCCCTCACGTCGAGAAGGAGCCCCGGCTCCATTGCCGGTCCGCCCGCCAATTCAGTCCCCATTCGCTGTTTTTTCCAGCTCGATTTGTTCCCAGGCGGATCGTAGGCGGCGGTACATTCAAACGCAAAGCGTTTTGCACATTGAAAGTGCTTCAACGATTCCTGTGCGGAATGCAGGCAGTCTTCAGGGAATGAGGACCGTCGCTCCCGTTGTCCGTCGCCCCTCGAGATCGGCGTGGGCTTTTGCCGCATCAGCAAGTGCGTAGGTCTGGTTGACCTCGATCTTCACGATGCCCCCGGCGACGACGTCCATCAGCGAGCCGGCGATCTCTTCGAGATCGTCGCGTTTCGCGATGTAGACGAACAGCGTCGGCCGGGTGATGTAGAGCGAGCCCTTCTGCGCGAGCAGGCCGAGGTTGAATGGCGGGACAATGCCGGAGGACTGGCCGAACAGGGCCAGTAGACCCATCGGCCGAAGGCAGTCGAGCGAGCCCATGTAGGTATCGGCGCCGACGGAATCGTAGACGACGTCGCACATCTTCCCGCCGGTGATCTCGCGGACCTTTTCGACGAAGTTGTCCTTGCGGTAGTTGATGACGTGATCATAGCCGTGCGCTTTCGCAAGCTCGACCTTGTCGTCGGAACCCGCCGTGCCGATCACGGTCGCGCCCAAATGCTTCGCCCACTGCCCGGCGATGAGCCCGACGCCTCCTGCGGCCGCGTGGAAGAGGATCGTGTCGCCGGGCTTCACCTTGAAGGTCCGGCGCAGCAGGAACGACGCGGTCATTCCCTTCAACATCATGGCCGCCGCCTGACGGTCGCTGACGCTGTCGGGGAGCCTGACCAGCCGATCGGCGGCGATCGACCGCTCGACCGCATAGCCGCCGACCGGCCCCGCATAGGCGACACGATCTCCCACCGCGAGACCCGTCACGCCCTCGCCGACGGATGTGACGATCCCGGCCCCTTCACTGCCGGGAATGAGCGGCATCCCCATCGGCGACGGGTAGAGGCCCGAGCGATAGTAACAGTCGATGAAATTGAGGCCGATGGCGGTCTGGCGGATCACCGCCTCGCCGGGTTTGGCAACCGGGTCGGGAATCTCCTCCCACTTCATCACTTCGGGTCCGCCGATCTGGTGAACACGGATTGCCTTGGTCATGGTCAGGTCCTTGCTGCGCCGAGTTTCGGGAATAACTGCATGATGCCGCCGATCACGAACAGGTAGATGCCGGTGACGGCGATGCCGATCTTCACCCAGTCGAAGGCTTCCATTTGCTGGACAAGCGCCACCGCGCCGAATGCGCACCAGAGCAGCGTGATCGGCAGGTTGAGCCACCTCAGCCGCACGACGCGCACCGGATGGAGGAAATTCACCGGCACGAAGGTCAGGATGCCGGCGACGACCACCACCGCGAACGACACCCATTCGCCCGGCTCGATAACGAAAAGCGTGAAGACCACCATGTTCCAGACGACCGGGAAGCCCTTGAAGAAGTTCTCCTTCGTCTTCATGCCGGTGTCAGCGTAGTAGATCGCACTCGACACGACGATGATGGCAGCCGACAGGAAGGACAGATTCTCGCCCATGAAGCCGCGCTGGTAGAGGGCGAAGGCGGGGATGAGCACGTAGGTGACGTAGTCGATGATGTTGTCGAGAAGTTCGCCGGACCACGTCGGAAGGATCTCCTTGACCTGCAGCTTTCGCGCCACCGGCCCGTCGATGCCATCGACCAGGAGTGCCAGCCCGAGCCACCAGAACATCGCCGTCCAGCGCTGCTCGCTTGCGGCGACAAGCGACAGGAAAGCCAGGAAAGAGCCCGAGGCGGTGAAGAGGTGAACGGAAAACGCCCTCGCCTGGGGCCAGGTGACTTTGGTCGGCTTCTTCACCGTGAAGCCATCCCAACAGCGGCGCCTGCCGAGAGCGAATGCGCCGGCGCGCGCCCGGACCCCGAACCTCCAGTCCTTCGCTGAGTTCCATTCCTCGTCACGCGTCGTCCCTCCGCCAACGGCGAAGATACAGGCAGGCAACGTTTTGGCACAAGCGATAAGGCTCGATCGCACGGACAGTCGATGTTACGGTCGCGCCTGCGCCACTATGTGCGCTGGCAATATCGCCCTAGATGATCGATGACGGGGCAGAAACAGCGTCTGGTGCGAATATGTCCACACTGAACGACTTCGACATCATCGTCGCCGGCGCGGGACCGGTCGGATCGATCGCCGCCCTCGCCCTGGCGCGGCAGGGCTTTTCCGTCGCGCTCGTCGGGCCGCCGCCGAAGAGCGACGACCAGCGAACCACCGCGCTGATGCTGCCGGCGCTGGATTATCTGGAGGAACTCGGCCTGCCGCGCTTTTCGCCGGAAGAGACCGCGCCTCTCGAAGTGATGCGGATCATCGACGCGACGCAACGTCTCGTGCGCAGCGCGCCGGTGACGTTTCGCGCCAGCGAGATCGGAGCCGAGCGATTCGGGGTCAACATCCCGAACATCGTACTCCTCAGGATCTTGCAGGAAGCCGTCGAGGCCGAAGCCCGCATCTCCCGCTTCGAGGTCATGGTCGCCGATTGGCTGATCGGCGACGACCGCGCCCGCGCCGAGTTGTCCGATGGCAGGGTGGTTTCCGCGCGTCTTTGCGTCGCCGCTGACGGACGAGCGTCGCCGGCGCGTGAGGCGGCCGGCATTTCGGTGGCGAAGCGCGATTATCCGCAATCGGCGCTGGTCCTCAATTTCGCCCATTCCCGCGGCCACGGCTACGTCTCGACCGAATTCCACACCGAGACTGGCCCCTGCACCCAGGTGCCGCTACCTGGCGACCGCTCGAGCCTCGTCTGGCTCGTCTCGCCGCAGATGGCCGTCGAACTGGCGGGGCTCGGCGACGCCGAGCTTTCCGCGCGGATCGAGGATCGCATGCAGTCCGTCCTCGGCAAGGTGGAGGTTGAGCCCGGCCGGCAAATCTATCCGATGTCGGCATTGCTGCCTTCCGCCATGGCGGCGAACCGGGTCATGCTCGTCGGCGAAGCGGCCCATGTCTTCCCCCCGATCGGGGCGCAAGGCATGAATCTCGGCATTCGCGATGTTTCCGACCTTGTCGAAGTAGTGCTGTCGAACCGCGACGATCCGGGCTCGCCGAAGGCTCTGTCCGCATACCGTTCCGCACGCCGCGTCGACGTCCTGGCGCGGCAGACGGCGGTCAATTCGCTCAACATGGCGCTGCTGTCCGATCTCCTGCCGGCCCAGATCGTGCGCAGCACGGGACTGGGACTGCTGGCGAACATCTCCCCGCTGCGCGAGTTCGTCATGCGCGAAGGAATGCAGCCGGGAAGCGGCTTCGCGCGGATCGCCTCAGGATGGCGCAAACAGGTCCGGCGGTAGCGCGCCGGTCTTGATCAGATAGAGCAGGCCGGTGACGGTGCCGACCGACAGCAGCGTCGTCAGGAGAATGCTGGCCGATGCGCGCTCGACCCAGACGCCATACTGCTGGGCGATGACGAAGACGTTGGTCGCAGTCGGCAATGCCGCGAGCAGAACGGCGGCATAGACCCACACGGGATCGAAGTCGCCGACCGCCGACAGCACGACGTAGCAGAGTACCGGATGGACGACGAGCTTGAGCGCCGCGATGAAGCCCAGTTCCTTCGGCACCCGCTTCAGAGGGCGCAGCGCCAGCGTGACGCCCATGGCGAACAGCGCGCAAGGGGCCGCCGCGCGAGCCAGCGTCTCGAACAGCCGATCGACTGGCACCGGCGCTTCGAAACGGATCGCCGCCGCGGCGACGCCGACGGCCGTGGCGATGATGAACGGATGCAGCGCAATCTTTTTCACGACGTCGAGGACGAGCGCGCCGGACGAGCGCTTCTCGCCGCCGGACAGCGCCATCATCATCGGCGCAACGGCGAAATGAATGATGTTCTCGAAGCAGAAGATCAGCGCCACCGGCACCGCGGCTTCCTCGCCGAAGGCGAGCAGCGCCAGGCCGGGTCCCATATAGCCGATATTGCCGTAGGCCGACGCCAGTCCCTTGATTGTCGATTCGGCGATGTTGCGGCCCGTGAGCCACGAACCGGCGAACATCAGCGTGAACACGACATAGGTCGACGCGACCGCGCCGAAGATGTAGCTCCACTCGGTCAGCCGCTCGATCGGGGTTTTTGAGAGAAGCTGGAAGAACAGCGCGGGCAGCGCCACGTAGATGATGAACGTGTTCATCCAGCCGAGCGCCTCCAGCGGCTGGCGGGTGATCCGCGCGACCACGAAGCCGAGGAAGATCAGTCCGAAGAATGGCAGGACCAGGCCGAAGACGTCATACATGGGGGTCCGCGCTAACGTGGGGCGTCACGAGGCGTCAAGCGCCAGTGCCATTGAATCGCAACGGTTCCTGCGCCAAATAGGACCAAAGAGGTAAGCGATGGCGCAAATCCGTCAGGCAAAATTCCAGATCGGCCAGGTCGTGCGGCACCGGATCTTTCCGTTCCGCGGCGTCATCTTTGACGTCGACCCGGAGTTCGCCAACACTGAAGAATGGTACGAGGCTATTCCCCCGCAGGTCAGGCCGCGAAAGGACCAGCCGTTTTACCATCTGCTCGCCGAGAACGCCGAGACCGAATACGTCGCCTATGTTTCGGAGCAGAACCTGTTGCCCGACGAGACCGGGGAACCGGTACGCCATGCGCAGCTGGGCGAGATGTTCGATTCCCTCCCCGACGGGCGCTACGAGCGCAAGCGCACCGCGCGGCACTGAGGCCGCGCCAGGCCCGGCCGACAAACGAAAACGGGGCCGCAAGGCCCCGTTCGCGCGTCTAACGATATCGAAAATTCAGTTGCCGGCCTTGGCCTTTTCCTGCGCGGCCTTCAGCTGCTCGGCGAGCTTCTGCTGATTGCGCTGGATATATTCCTCGGCTGCCTTCTGCCGCTCGGCCATGTCGCCCTGCTGCAGCGGCTCGCCGTCATAG encodes the following:
- a CDS encoding UbiH/UbiF family hydroxylase, whose translation is MSTLNDFDIIVAGAGPVGSIAALALARQGFSVALVGPPPKSDDQRTTALMLPALDYLEELGLPRFSPEETAPLEVMRIIDATQRLVRSAPVTFRASEIGAERFGVNIPNIVLLRILQEAVEAEARISRFEVMVADWLIGDDRARAELSDGRVVSARLCVAADGRASPAREAAGISVAKRDYPQSALVLNFAHSRGHGYVSTEFHTETGPCTQVPLPGDRSSLVWLVSPQMAVELAGLGDAELSARIEDRMQSVLGKVEVEPGRQIYPMSALLPSAMAANRVMLVGEAAHVFPPIGAQGMNLGIRDVSDLVEVVLSNRDDPGSPKALSAYRSARRVDVLARQTAVNSLNMALLSDLLPAQIVRSTGLGLLANISPLREFVMREGMQPGSGFARIASGWRKQVRR
- a CDS encoding ABC transporter ATP-binding protein, translated to MGTELAGGPAMEPGLLLDVRGLTKVFGSLTACNHVDLQVAKGEIHALLGENGAGKSTLVKMLFGTLAPNAGEIFWNGKQVRIGSPGEARRLGIGMVFQHFSLFEALTAAENIALSLDSTTPISAIAAKAKQLSHSYGLPLDPGSLVGDLSVGERQRIEIIRCLLQEPDLIILDEPTSVLTPQEADKLFETLERLRGEGKSILYISHRLEEVQRICDRATVLRHGKVVAHCNPRQETAGSLARMMVGGDVHEVHREHPDHVEGAPLIEIRNLSQAPKGPFSMPLKDINLTVRAGEVVGIAGVAGNGQGEFFDAVSGEAVQADPATVRIRGVDAGTRGITGRRLLGAGFVPEERLGHGAVPGMKLSDNMLLARHRSDAKAFLGGGALGFIRRDAIEATTKRVVEEMDVRKSAEDPEAAALSGGNLQKFIIGRELDRKPSVLVVNQPTWGVDAGAAARIRQALIDLTRSGSAVIVISQDLDELFEIADRIAVMAHGEMSQTIPIQEATREKIGLLMGGAETGAH
- a CDS encoding ABC transporter permease, encoding MLESILLTTATASTPLLIAAMGELVVERSGVLNLGVEGMMLMGAVIGFGVALSTGSPWFGVLAGILAGAAFSMLFAFLALTLATNQVATGLALTLLGIGASGMIGEAFVGQPGIKLTPIYIPGLTDLPFGRLLFGQDPMFYLSLLLVAGVSWFLFRTRAGLTLRSVGDSHTSAHALGIKVIRIRYAAVAFGGACAGLAGAQMSLVYTSQWIENMTAGRGWIALALVVFASWRPTRVLLGAYLFGAITIAQLHVQALSPGDIAAGTGPFAFLAEAGRWLLSALKTVPAQFLSALPYLATVVVLVLISRNRRLTLINTPACLGRPFVPDR
- the pcsA gene encoding phosphatidylcholine synthase, producing the protein MKKPTKVTWPQARAFSVHLFTASGSFLAFLSLVAASEQRWTAMFWWLGLALLVDGIDGPVARKLQVKEILPTWSGELLDNIIDYVTYVLIPAFALYQRGFMGENLSFLSAAIIVVSSAIYYADTGMKTKENFFKGFPVVWNMVVFTLFVIEPGEWVSFAVVVVAGILTFVPVNFLHPVRVVRLRWLNLPITLLWCAFGAVALVQQMEAFDWVKIGIAVTGIYLFVIGGIMQLFPKLGAART
- a CDS encoding BMP family ABC transporter substrate-binding protein, with the protein product MKRIVIALAASAAATIASGSALAQDKAKACFIYVGPIGDFGWSYQHHQGALEMQKNLGGEEKVEIAYLESVPEGADAERAIERFARSGCKIIFTTSFGYMDATNAVAGKFPDVKFEHATGFKRDTPNVATYNSKFHEGRYVQGVIAAKMSQKGVAGYIASFPIPEVVMGINAFVLGAQSVNPDFKVKVVWANTWFDPGKEADAAKALLDQGVDIITQHTDSTAPMQVAHERGVKAFGQASDMIKFGPETQLTSIVDNWGPYYTERVKAVMDGSWQQVDVWGGMKEGHVVMAPYTNMPDDVKKLAEETEAKIKGGFNPFTGPIKKQDGSEWLAAGATAPDGELLGLNFYVQGVDDQLPKQ
- a CDS encoding quinone oxidoreductase → MTKAIRVHQIGGPEVMKWEEIPDPVAKPGEAVIRQTAIGLNFIDCYYRSGLYPSPMGMPLIPGSEGAGIVTSVGEGVTGLAVGDRVAYAGPVGGYAVERSIAADRLVRLPDSVSDRQAAAMMLKGMTASFLLRRTFKVKPGDTILFHAAAGGVGLIAGQWAKHLGATVIGTAGSDDKVELAKAHGYDHVINYRKDNFVEKVREITGGKMCDVVYDSVGADTYMGSLDCLRPMGLLALFGQSSGIVPPFNLGLLAQKGSLYITRPTLFVYIAKRDDLEEIAGSLMDVVAGGIVKIEVNQTYALADAAKAHADLEGRRTTGATVLIP
- the hspQ gene encoding heat shock protein HspQ, whose product is MAQIRQAKFQIGQVVRHRIFPFRGVIFDVDPEFANTEEWYEAIPPQVRPRKDQPFYHLLAENAETEYVAYVSEQNLLPDETGEPVRHAQLGEMFDSLPDGRYERKRTARH
- a CDS encoding AEC family transporter — its product is MYDVFGLVLPFFGLIFLGFVVARITRQPLEALGWMNTFIIYVALPALFFQLLSKTPIERLTEWSYIFGAVASTYVVFTLMFAGSWLTGRNIAESTIKGLASAYGNIGYMGPGLALLAFGEEAAVPVALIFCFENIIHFAVAPMMMALSGGEKRSSGALVLDVVKKIALHPFIIATAVGVAAAAIRFEAPVPVDRLFETLARAAAPCALFAMGVTLALRPLKRVPKELGFIAALKLVVHPVLCYVVLSAVGDFDPVWVYAAVLLAALPTATNVFVIAQQYGVWVERASASILLTTLLSVGTVTGLLYLIKTGALPPDLFAPS
- a CDS encoding ABC transporter permease, with protein sequence MRLELVKRPQHSKLFSALSPFIAFVLTVVAGAILFALLGKSPGAALYAYFVSPLTDLWSLHELAIKAAPLILIAVGLAVCYLSNNWNIGAEGQFVMGAVVGAMLPILYPGLQQSPLALPVMLVMGALGGAAYAAIPAFLKARFNTNEILTSLMLVYVAQLFLDWLVRGPWRDPAAMNFPQAPRFADYAVLPELLPSAGRANIGILFALVAAVLVWILLTRTKKGFEIRVIGMSPRAGRFAGFSTRGAIFFSFLLSGALAGLAGISEVSGAIGRLQPSISPGYGFAAIIVAFLGRLNPLGIVAAGVVLALTYLGGEVAQIEVGVSDKVVRAFQGLLLFFVLACDTLIHYGIRLVPADRAGVVLPEAKQDA